One Leucobacter muris DNA segment encodes these proteins:
- a CDS encoding bifunctional methylenetetrahydrofolate dehydrogenase/methenyltetrahydrofolate cyclohydrolase, which yields MSANILDGTAAAAAIKSELTQRVAALRERGIVPGLATVLVGEDPGSQWYVAGKHRDCAEVGIASIKRELPETVTQQELEAVLDELNADPECTGYIVQLPLPKHIDTDRILERIDPGKDADGLHPTNLGRLVLNANTEITSPLPCTPRGVIELVERNGLSWAGQHVVVVGRGVTVGRPIGPLLTRREYNATVTLTHTGTKDLAAELRRADVIVAAAGVEGIVAAEHVKPGAIVLDVGVSRKTDPETGKSRVVGDVDPGVAKVAGWVSPNPGGVGPMTRALLLQNVVEMAERA from the coding sequence ATGTCTGCAAACATCCTCGACGGCACGGCCGCGGCCGCCGCGATCAAGAGCGAGCTGACGCAGCGGGTGGCCGCGCTGCGCGAGCGCGGCATCGTGCCCGGTCTCGCCACCGTGCTCGTGGGCGAGGATCCCGGCTCGCAGTGGTACGTGGCGGGCAAGCACCGCGACTGCGCCGAGGTCGGCATCGCCTCGATCAAGCGCGAGCTGCCCGAGACGGTGACCCAGCAGGAGCTGGAGGCGGTGCTCGACGAGCTCAACGCCGATCCCGAGTGCACGGGCTACATCGTGCAGCTGCCGCTGCCGAAGCACATCGACACCGACCGCATCCTCGAGCGCATCGATCCCGGCAAGGACGCCGACGGTCTGCACCCGACGAACCTCGGGCGTCTCGTGCTCAACGCTAACACCGAGATCACGAGCCCCCTCCCCTGCACCCCGCGCGGCGTGATCGAGCTGGTCGAGCGCAACGGCCTGTCGTGGGCCGGTCAGCACGTGGTGGTCGTGGGTCGGGGCGTGACCGTCGGCCGGCCGATCGGCCCCCTGCTCACGCGCCGCGAGTACAACGCGACCGTCACGCTGACGCACACCGGCACGAAGGATCTCGCCGCCGAGCTGCGCCGCGCCGACGTGATCGTCGCCGCAGCCGGCGTCGAGGGCATCGTCGCCGCCGAGCACGTGAAGCCCGGCGCGATCGTGCTCGACGTGGGAGTCTCGCGCAAGACCGACCCCGAGACCGGCAAGAGCCGCGTGGTGGGCGATGTCGACCCGGGCGTCGCCAAGGTGGCGGGCTGGGTCTCGCCGAACCCCGGGGGGGTCGGCCCCATGACGCGCGCGCTGCTGCTGCAGAACGTGGTGGAGATGGCCGAGCGGGCCTGA
- the purU gene encoding formyltetrahydrofolate deformylase → MYSVSTNTIAPAETTDSTQWVLTLSCIDGPGIVHAISGAIVAAGGNIAESQQFASADTGRFFMRLQVEAVAQPETFEQRFTGALAPVTERYHMTWRLDTVGRPVRTLLLASTATHCVNDLLYRRRAGQLPIEVPLVLSNHETMRDIAEFYGVPFEHRPIAGADDKAAFERRVLEAVEELDIELVVLARYMQILSPELCEALEGRAINIHHSFLPGFKGANPYKQAHQRGVKLIGATAHFVTTDLDEGPIIEQDTTRVDHSYSPRELVQLGQDIEARVLRHAVNWFAENRILADGDRTIIFQ, encoded by the coding sequence TTGTACTCCGTGAGCACCAACACGATCGCCCCCGCAGAGACCACCGACAGCACCCAGTGGGTGCTCACCCTCTCGTGCATCGACGGTCCGGGCATCGTGCACGCGATCAGCGGGGCAATCGTCGCCGCCGGCGGCAACATCGCCGAGAGCCAGCAGTTCGCCTCGGCGGACACGGGTCGGTTCTTCATGCGCCTGCAGGTCGAGGCGGTGGCGCAGCCCGAGACCTTCGAGCAGCGGTTCACGGGCGCCCTCGCGCCCGTCACCGAGCGCTACCACATGACCTGGCGCCTCGACACGGTGGGCCGTCCCGTGCGCACGCTGCTCCTCGCCTCCACCGCGACCCACTGCGTCAACGATCTGCTCTACCGCCGCCGCGCGGGCCAGCTGCCGATCGAGGTGCCCCTCGTGCTCTCGAACCACGAGACCATGCGCGACATCGCCGAGTTCTACGGGGTGCCCTTCGAGCACCGCCCCATCGCGGGCGCCGACGACAAGGCCGCGTTCGAGCGTCGCGTGCTCGAGGCCGTCGAAGAACTCGACATCGAGCTCGTGGTGCTGGCCCGCTACATGCAGATCCTGTCGCCGGAGCTGTGCGAGGCGCTCGAGGGGCGCGCGATCAACATCCACCACTCGTTCCTGCCCGGGTTCAAGGGCGCCAACCCCTACAAGCAGGCGCATCAGCGCGGCGTGAAACTCATCGGCGCGACCGCGCACTTCGTCACCACCGACCTCGACGAGGGCCCGATCATCGAGCAGGACACCACCCGCGTCGACCACTCCTATTCGCCGCGCGAGCTCGTGCAGCTGGGGCAGGACATCGAGGCGCGCGTGCTGCGGCACGCGGTCAACTGGTTCGCCGAGAACCGCATTCTGGCCGACGGCGACCGCACCATCATCTTCCAGTAG
- the glyA gene encoding serine hydroxymethyltransferase, producing MSTQSAFFNEPLEAVDPEIAEVLKNELGRQRGTLEMIASENFVPRAVLEAQGSVLTNKYAEGYPGRRYYGGCEFVDVAEDLARERAKSLFGAKYANVQPHSGASANAAVLSAIAEPGDTILGLELAHGGHLTHGMKLNFSGKLYNVAHYGVDPETFLIDMDVVREQALEHKPKVIIAGWSAYPRTLDFAKFREIADEVGATLWVDMAHFAGLVAAGLYPNPVPHAHVVSSTVHKTIGGPRSGFILTNDLEIYKRLNSNVFPGQQGGPLMHVIAAKATAFKLAATDEFKDRQVRTLSGAKLVAESLTSEASKSAGVDVLTGGTDVHLVLADLRHSELDGQQAEDALHAVGITVNRNAVPFDPRPPMVTSGLRIGTPALATRGFGDAEFAEVADIIAQTLQQSGDIEALKARVTALAEAFPLYPGLETW from the coding sequence ATGTCCACCCAGTCCGCATTCTTCAACGAGCCGCTCGAGGCGGTCGATCCCGAGATCGCCGAGGTGCTCAAGAACGAGCTCGGCCGCCAGCGCGGCACCCTCGAGATGATCGCCAGCGAGAACTTCGTGCCCCGCGCCGTGCTCGAGGCGCAGGGCTCCGTGCTCACCAACAAGTACGCCGAGGGCTACCCGGGCCGCCGCTACTACGGCGGCTGCGAGTTCGTCGACGTCGCCGAGGATCTGGCCCGCGAGCGCGCCAAGTCGCTGTTCGGCGCGAAGTACGCGAACGTGCAGCCCCACTCGGGCGCGAGCGCCAACGCCGCCGTGCTCAGCGCCATCGCCGAGCCCGGCGACACCATCCTGGGCCTCGAGCTCGCCCACGGCGGCCACCTCACCCACGGCATGAAGCTCAACTTCTCGGGCAAGCTCTACAACGTCGCGCACTACGGCGTCGACCCCGAGACCTTCCTCATCGACATGGACGTCGTGCGCGAGCAGGCGCTCGAGCACAAGCCGAAGGTGATCATCGCCGGCTGGTCGGCCTATCCCCGCACGCTCGACTTCGCGAAGTTCCGCGAGATCGCCGACGAGGTGGGCGCGACCCTGTGGGTCGACATGGCGCACTTCGCGGGCCTCGTCGCCGCGGGCCTCTACCCCAACCCGGTGCCGCACGCCCACGTCGTCTCGTCGACTGTGCACAAGACCATCGGCGGCCCCCGCTCGGGCTTCATCCTCACGAACGACCTCGAGATCTACAAGCGTCTCAACTCGAACGTGTTCCCCGGCCAGCAGGGCGGCCCGCTCATGCACGTGATCGCCGCCAAGGCGACCGCCTTCAAGCTCGCCGCCACCGACGAGTTCAAGGATCGCCAGGTGCGCACCCTCTCGGGCGCCAAGCTCGTGGCCGAGTCCCTGACGAGCGAGGCCTCGAAGAGCGCCGGCGTCGACGTGCTGACCGGCGGCACCGACGTGCACCTGGTGCTCGCCGACCTGCGCCACAGCGAGCTCGACGGCCAGCAGGCCGAGGACGCGCTGCACGCGGTGGGCATCACCGTCAACCGCAACGCCGTGCCCTTCGACCCGCGGCCCCCGATGGTCACGAGCGGCCTGCGCATCGGCACGCCCGCGCTCGCGACCCGCGGCTTCGGCGACGCCGAGTTCGCCGAGGTGGCCGACATCATCGCGCAGACCCTGCAGCAGTCCGGCGACATCGAGGCCCTCAAGGCCCGGGTCACCGCGCTCGCAGAGGCCTTCCCGCTGTACCCCGGCCTCGAGACCTGGTAA
- a CDS encoding ArsR/SmtB family transcription factor has protein sequence MKTAPDRQPTAIGELDDAEVDRVFRALADATRRDIVRRTLGAEASISQLADRYEMSFAAVQKHIAVLEAADLVERIPRGRERIIRGNPDTIRRAQQLLGRFEQIWRGRIERLDALLAEDPPAS, from the coding sequence ATAAAGACCGCTCCCGACCGCCAGCCCACCGCCATCGGCGAACTCGACGACGCCGAGGTCGACCGCGTCTTCCGGGCGCTCGCCGACGCCACGCGCCGCGACATCGTGCGCCGCACGCTCGGCGCAGAGGCGTCGATCTCGCAACTCGCCGACCGCTACGAGATGTCGTTCGCGGCCGTGCAGAAGCACATCGCCGTGCTCGAGGCCGCCGACCTCGTCGAACGCATCCCCCGAGGAAGGGAGCGCATCATCCGAGGCAACCCCGACACCATCCGCCGCGCCCAGCAGCTGCTGGGCCGCTTCGAGCAGATCTGGCGCGGGCGCATCGAACGTCTCGACGCGCTCCTCGCCGAGGATCCGCCCGCCAGCTGA
- a CDS encoding VTT domain-containing protein yields the protein MTLTSSSLSALVVPALLGIDWLDPETLLEAGGWAALVLACLFVFLETGVVVLAFLPGDSLLFTVGLFSATGPGGVPIIDIPIWITCTVLFICAFLGDQMGFMLGRKIGPAIFNRPKSRLFNPENVARTHAFFEKHGPKAIIIARFLPIIRGFVPAAAGVGNMTYRRFVVYNAVGGLLWAVGVTLLGYFLGQIPFVQQYSEVFIIVLVLIPGIPILVEMWRAFSSWRAKRRAAKSGTAPESPQAPAAE from the coding sequence GTGACTCTCACCTCCTCTTCGCTGAGCGCACTCGTCGTCCCCGCGCTGCTCGGCATCGACTGGCTCGACCCCGAGACGCTGCTGGAGGCGGGGGGCTGGGCCGCGCTCGTGCTCGCGTGCCTGTTCGTGTTCCTCGAGACCGGCGTGGTGGTGCTCGCCTTCCTGCCCGGCGACTCGCTGCTGTTCACCGTGGGGCTCTTCAGCGCGACCGGGCCGGGCGGCGTGCCGATCATCGACATCCCGATCTGGATCACCTGCACGGTGCTGTTCATCTGCGCGTTCCTGGGCGACCAGATGGGCTTCATGCTCGGCCGCAAGATCGGCCCGGCCATCTTCAACCGCCCGAAGAGTCGGCTCTTCAACCCCGAGAACGTGGCGCGCACGCACGCGTTCTTCGAGAAGCACGGCCCGAAGGCGATCATCATCGCGCGCTTCCTGCCGATCATCCGCGGGTTCGTGCCCGCCGCGGCGGGCGTCGGCAACATGACGTACCGCCGCTTCGTCGTCTACAACGCGGTCGGCGGGCTGCTCTGGGCGGTGGGGGTGACGCTGCTCGGCTACTTCCTCGGGCAGATCCCGTTCGTGCAGCAGTACAGCGAGGTCTTCATCATCGTGCTGGTGCTGATCCCGGGCATCCCGATCCTGGTCGAGATGTGGCGCGCGTTCTCGTCGTGGCGGGCGAAGCGCCGGGCGGCGAAGAGCGGAACCGCCCCCGAGTCCCCCCAGGCGCCGGCCGCCGAGTAG